One part of the Arthrobacter tumbae genome encodes these proteins:
- a CDS encoding molybdopterin oxidoreductase family protein, with amino-acid sequence MTLTVAGPGLCSVEVSGRDFPTNQGGLCRKGWSSAELLKHPDRVREPLLKNDDGEHRPISWDRALGLIRDRVVSTRARYGADAVGVFGGGGLTNEKAYLLGKFARLALGTSRIDYNGRFCMSSAAAAGNRAFGLDRGLPFPVTDLGSARTILMLGSNTADTMPPFVQHLQGARDAGGLIVVDPRRSATAELTSEGRGRHLQPAPKTDLALLLGITHVVVMEGLVDQSYVRRRTSGYDDIVRGVAPWWPERVASVTGVPARLIRETAHRLAEPGGTYILTGRGVEQHANGTDTATAAINLALLLGLPGTTGSGYGTLTGQGNGQGGREHGQKADQLPGYRKITDPAARKHVAGVWGVPESLIPGPGLPAVELLGSLGQHGGVRCLFVHGANVAVSAPNASTVLEGLRSLDFLVVCDFFLSETAAEADLVLPVLQWAEEEGTMTNLEGRILRRRAAVSPPPGARSELWIMARLAELLEAPSSFSDDPETVFTELRAASAGGLADYSGVDYAMLDAELLDGGAGAYWPYPAGSAGTPRLFLDSFAHADGRAVLHPVAPSSSSGSVSVPGSVSAAGFTAGGTLTLTTGRLLEHYQSGAQTRRVGDLVATSSEQALQIHPGTAAGLGILDGAEVEVSNERGTVRAVARLSAAVRPDTVFLSFHFPGAGNANVLTSSETDPVSGMPEFKTTRVSVRVHRPASSEVVGV; translated from the coding sequence ATGACGCTGACTGTTGCCGGGCCGGGTTTGTGCTCAGTGGAAGTGAGCGGCCGCGACTTCCCCACCAACCAGGGCGGCCTGTGCCGCAAGGGCTGGAGCTCCGCCGAGCTGCTGAAGCACCCGGACCGCGTCCGCGAACCCCTGCTGAAGAACGACGACGGCGAGCACCGCCCCATCTCCTGGGACCGCGCGTTGGGGCTCATCCGCGACCGCGTCGTGTCCACCCGCGCCCGCTATGGCGCCGATGCAGTGGGCGTCTTCGGCGGCGGCGGACTCACCAACGAGAAGGCCTACCTACTCGGGAAGTTTGCACGCCTGGCCCTTGGAACGTCACGGATCGACTACAACGGTCGGTTCTGTATGTCCTCGGCGGCCGCCGCCGGGAACCGGGCGTTCGGACTGGACCGGGGACTGCCGTTCCCGGTGACGGATCTCGGGTCAGCGCGAACCATCCTGATGCTCGGCTCCAACACCGCAGACACCATGCCGCCGTTCGTGCAGCACCTTCAGGGCGCCCGGGACGCCGGCGGACTCATCGTCGTCGATCCGCGCCGGTCCGCCACGGCTGAGCTCACGTCGGAAGGCCGCGGCCGGCATCTGCAGCCCGCGCCGAAAACGGACCTGGCCCTGTTGCTCGGGATCACCCACGTGGTCGTCATGGAGGGGCTCGTGGACCAGTCTTATGTGCGGCGGCGGACCAGTGGTTACGACGACATCGTGCGCGGCGTGGCCCCGTGGTGGCCGGAACGCGTTGCCTCGGTGACGGGCGTTCCGGCCCGGCTCATCCGGGAGACGGCCCATCGGCTGGCTGAACCTGGCGGCACCTATATCCTGACCGGCCGCGGGGTTGAGCAGCACGCCAACGGCACGGACACGGCAACGGCCGCCATCAACCTCGCGCTGCTCCTTGGCCTGCCCGGGACAACCGGCAGCGGATACGGCACGCTCACCGGGCAGGGCAACGGGCAGGGCGGACGCGAACACGGGCAGAAAGCGGACCAACTTCCGGGATACCGGAAGATCACCGATCCCGCGGCCCGGAAGCACGTCGCCGGAGTGTGGGGAGTGCCGGAGTCCCTGATCCCCGGACCGGGACTTCCCGCCGTCGAACTTCTGGGCTCTCTTGGCCAGCATGGCGGGGTGCGCTGCCTGTTTGTGCACGGGGCGAACGTGGCGGTGTCGGCTCCGAATGCGTCGACCGTGCTGGAAGGGCTCCGCAGCCTGGACTTCCTGGTGGTGTGCGACTTCTTCCTCTCCGAAACCGCAGCGGAGGCGGACCTGGTGCTGCCGGTGCTGCAGTGGGCCGAGGAGGAAGGCACCATGACCAACCTCGAGGGGCGCATCCTCCGCCGCCGTGCAGCGGTGAGCCCTCCCCCGGGCGCGCGCAGTGAACTGTGGATCATGGCGCGGCTGGCGGAACTGCTGGAGGCGCCGTCGTCGTTTTCTGATGACCCGGAGACGGTGTTCACCGAGCTGCGGGCGGCGAGCGCCGGGGGCCTCGCGGACTACTCCGGCGTGGACTACGCGATGCTCGATGCGGAACTTCTCGACGGCGGCGCTGGGGCCTACTGGCCCTACCCGGCCGGTTCCGCCGGCACTCCCCGACTCTTCCTCGACAGCTTCGCCCACGCGGACGGGAGGGCCGTGCTGCATCCAGTGGCGCCGTCGTCGTCGTCGGGTTCTGTCTCTGTTCCTGGCTCTGTCTCTGCCGCTGGCTTTACCGCGGGTGGGACGCTTACGCTGACGACCGGGCGGCTGCTGGAGCATTACCAGTCCGGCGCGCAGACCCGGCGGGTGGGCGACCTCGTCGCCACGAGCAGCGAGCAGGCGCTGCAGATCCACCCCGGAACGGCGGCCGGCCTCGGCATCCTGGACGGCGCGGAGGTTGAGGTCAGCAACGAGCGGGGAACTGTGCGTGCTGTTGCGCGGCTCTCCGCAGCGGTGCGCCCCGATACCGTCTTTCTCTCCTTCCACTTTCCGGGGGCGGGCAACGCGAATGTGCTGACGTCGTCGGAGACGGATCCGGTGTCCGGGATGCCCGAGTTCAAGACCACGCGGGTCTCGGTGCGCGTGCACCGGCCTGCATCAAGTGAGGTGGTGGGGGTATGA
- a CDS encoding MFS transporter: MSVDRAVSQDKTSASAPVASAPLAHRPGRWIDNWNPEDSEQWQSGGKAIARRNLQWSIACEFLGFVVWQLWSIVVVYLPAAGFNFSTAQIFWLISMPSLVGATLRIPYTFMVPRFGGRNWTIVSALLLLIPSVGLAIAVSNPDTPFGVLLGIAALAGFGGGNFASSMANITFFYPVREKGWALGLNAAGGNLGAAVAQLVVPLVIAAGAAATLNLPLAGWIWVPLILVAAFGAWKYMDNLSSAKSDLAGSIAALREPHLWIMAFLYIGTFGSFIGFSGVFPKLILDSFPEFSTFALGPAALSLAFLGPLVGSLARPYGGRLADRWGGARITVCAFAVMALAALAVVWTLPLANFWLFLGLFLVLFAAAGSGNGSTYRMIPVIFALRGRSDGAMSTGRKAAAALGLISAIGAYGGFVIPQVLNASKGATGTYDAAFYGFVSAYVLMLAVTWFFYLRRSTSSVGHV, from the coding sequence ATGAGCGTTGACCGCGCAGTATCCCAGGACAAAACATCAGCATCAGCGCCGGTAGCGTCCGCCCCGCTTGCACACCGCCCGGGCCGCTGGATCGACAACTGGAACCCCGAGGACTCCGAGCAGTGGCAGTCCGGTGGAAAGGCAATTGCCCGCCGCAATCTCCAGTGGTCCATCGCGTGCGAATTCCTCGGATTTGTGGTGTGGCAGCTCTGGTCCATCGTGGTGGTGTATCTGCCGGCTGCAGGCTTCAACTTCTCCACGGCCCAGATTTTCTGGTTGATCTCGATGCCCAGCCTCGTCGGCGCTACCCTGCGCATTCCCTATACCTTCATGGTGCCGCGATTCGGTGGCAGGAACTGGACGATCGTCTCGGCGCTCCTGCTGTTGATCCCGTCGGTTGGCCTGGCAATTGCGGTGAGCAACCCGGACACGCCATTCGGAGTACTCCTCGGAATTGCGGCCCTTGCCGGTTTCGGTGGCGGCAACTTCGCCAGCTCGATGGCGAACATCACCTTCTTCTACCCGGTCCGCGAAAAGGGGTGGGCGCTGGGACTGAACGCCGCGGGCGGGAACCTTGGCGCCGCCGTCGCGCAGTTGGTGGTTCCGCTGGTGATTGCAGCGGGCGCCGCCGCGACGCTCAACCTGCCGCTGGCCGGCTGGATCTGGGTGCCGCTGATTCTCGTCGCCGCGTTCGGCGCCTGGAAGTACATGGACAACCTGTCCAGCGCGAAGTCCGACCTCGCCGGCTCCATCGCCGCCCTGCGCGAACCGCACCTGTGGATCATGGCGTTCCTGTATATCGGCACGTTCGGTTCGTTCATCGGGTTCTCCGGCGTCTTCCCGAAGCTGATCCTCGACTCCTTCCCGGAGTTCTCCACCTTTGCGCTCGGGCCGGCCGCGCTGTCGCTCGCGTTCCTCGGTCCGCTGGTCGGCTCCCTCGCGCGGCCCTACGGCGGCCGTCTGGCTGACCGGTGGGGCGGCGCGCGGATCACGGTCTGCGCGTTTGCTGTCATGGCGCTGGCCGCCCTGGCCGTGGTGTGGACCCTGCCGCTCGCGAACTTCTGGCTCTTCCTCGGCCTGTTCCTGGTGCTCTTCGCCGCCGCCGGCTCAGGCAACGGCTCCACCTACCGCATGATCCCGGTGATCTTCGCCCTCCGCGGACGGTCCGACGGCGCCATGAGCACCGGGCGGAAAGCGGCAGCCGCGCTAGGCCTCATCTCGGCCATCGGCGCCTACGGCGGCTTCGTGATTCCGCAGGTCCTTAACGCTTCCAAGGGCGCAACCGGCACCTACGACGCCGCGTTCTACGGCTTCGTTTCCGCCTATGTACTGATGCTCGCTGTGACGTGGTTCTTCTACCTGCGCCGCAGCACTTCGAGCGTGGGGCACGTCTAG
- a CDS encoding DUF559 domain-containing protein, giving the protein MNAIEVLRSVGSVARTQVLRDHGISKRQIANAVTRGEMMRLRTGVLALPEAPDDFKAALINNGLLTCASAARHYGLWLLNPHSRLHLSCLHGHGQGYTNHRERTVPPHEYLPLVGVVDVLVHALHCLPPVEAAVMVECSLRRSDTVRSFLLKRLQGDRNGKARAALDMVTGCADSAIEVVARILFRNAGFHVETQVFIDGVGRVDFLLEGFLVVEVDGAAYHSDRRALRRDLQRNNTTIAGGYLVLRYSYEDIMFNQDAVLEQVRGVLSGRVIR; this is encoded by the coding sequence GTGAATGCTATTGAGGTGCTGCGCAGCGTGGGTTCTGTAGCCCGCACGCAGGTGCTTCGGGACCACGGGATCAGCAAGAGGCAGATCGCCAACGCTGTAACCCGCGGGGAGATGATGCGGCTGCGCACAGGGGTGCTGGCCTTGCCCGAAGCCCCTGACGACTTCAAGGCCGCGCTCATCAACAACGGGCTGCTGACCTGTGCATCAGCCGCGCGGCACTACGGTCTCTGGCTACTAAACCCGCATAGTCGCCTCCACCTCAGCTGTCTGCACGGCCATGGACAGGGTTACACGAACCATCGTGAACGTACCGTCCCGCCGCACGAGTACCTGCCGCTTGTAGGAGTCGTGGACGTACTGGTTCATGCATTGCATTGTCTTCCGCCGGTGGAAGCTGCCGTCATGGTGGAGTGTTCCCTTCGGCGGAGCGACACCGTGAGGTCCTTCCTGCTTAAGCGCCTGCAGGGAGACCGGAACGGAAAGGCTCGTGCTGCACTCGACATGGTCACAGGCTGCGCCGACTCGGCGATCGAGGTCGTTGCCCGGATCCTGTTTCGAAATGCTGGGTTCCATGTCGAGACCCAGGTGTTCATCGACGGTGTGGGGCGCGTTGACTTCCTGCTGGAGGGCTTCCTCGTGGTGGAAGTCGACGGCGCTGCCTACCATTCGGACCGCAGGGCGCTGCGCCGCGACCTGCAGCGCAACAACACGACAATCGCCGGCGGTTACCTCGTACTGCGCTACAGCTACGAGGACATCATGTTCAACCAGGACGCCGTTCTCGAGCAGGTGCGCGGCGTGCTTTCCGGCAGGGTGATCCGGTGA
- a CDS encoding FAD-dependent oxidoreductase — MSVRSSERVVVVGFGPVAARFIDVLEPFVVSGSVQLTVIGSEADAAYNRVLVADVGVGRTSPSAIGLSDASRLASLGAEVLLGTGVRRIDRARQQVQLDDGTVRPYDRLVLATGARPVIPYLAGLNPDPLHPSLPAGVTTLRDLADARALRAVVERRGDVVILGGGILGLEAALAADEQGARVTVVHHGDYPLARNIDDGGGMVLAAALRSQGVRLVSGAKAMGLEHSDGGAFTALRLDDGRLVSGDLLVLSCGVRPRVELAEGAGLPVGTGILVGHSLQAHHDEHIYAIGDCAEVSCASSGCGDCSGNTAPSGLIGPGWKQAEWLAESFAASLAASGAGAAAAAGSGADFVPARYVEATLPPVVMLKARGLDAVVAGEVSADPWAAHEDGTAVALWADPQQGSYAKMVTRDGVLQGLVCVGMPRAGAELVLQFESGAVLPSDRSSLLRLDGAEAAASSSSSLSASASDPSAVVCRCAGVSRGSIEQAAVVGCSSVAEVSASTRAGTGCGGCHNDIKSIIEQHFQTPAAV; from the coding sequence ATGAGTGTGCGTTCTTCCGAGCGGGTTGTGGTGGTCGGGTTCGGGCCCGTGGCGGCGCGTTTCATCGACGTCCTGGAGCCTTTCGTGGTTTCGGGTTCGGTGCAGCTGACCGTGATCGGGTCCGAGGCCGACGCCGCGTATAACCGCGTGCTGGTCGCTGACGTCGGGGTGGGGCGGACCTCACCCTCGGCAATCGGGCTGAGCGATGCGTCCCGTCTCGCCTCGCTGGGGGCGGAGGTGCTGCTCGGTACCGGAGTCCGTCGGATCGACCGGGCGCGGCAGCAGGTACAACTCGACGATGGCACCGTCCGCCCGTACGACCGCCTGGTCCTCGCGACCGGAGCACGGCCGGTCATCCCGTACCTCGCCGGGTTGAACCCCGATCCGCTGCACCCCTCGCTACCTGCCGGGGTCACCACGCTGCGGGATCTGGCGGACGCCCGTGCGCTGCGCGCCGTCGTCGAACGCCGGGGTGACGTGGTGATTCTGGGCGGCGGAATCCTCGGGCTTGAGGCCGCCCTCGCTGCTGACGAGCAAGGCGCCCGGGTGACGGTGGTGCACCACGGTGACTACCCGCTTGCGCGGAACATTGACGACGGCGGCGGGATGGTTCTGGCGGCCGCGCTCCGTTCGCAGGGCGTGCGGCTGGTGTCCGGAGCGAAGGCCATGGGTCTTGAGCATTCCGACGGCGGTGCCTTCACTGCCCTGCGCCTGGATGATGGCCGGCTGGTGTCCGGTGACCTGCTGGTGCTGTCCTGCGGCGTGCGGCCGCGGGTTGAACTGGCCGAGGGTGCGGGGCTGCCGGTGGGTACCGGAATCCTGGTGGGGCACTCGCTGCAGGCGCACCACGACGAGCACATCTACGCCATCGGCGACTGCGCCGAGGTCAGCTGCGCTTCTTCCGGGTGTGGGGACTGCTCGGGCAACACTGCGCCGTCCGGCCTGATCGGTCCGGGGTGGAAGCAGGCCGAGTGGCTGGCGGAGTCGTTTGCGGCGTCGCTCGCCGCGTCTGGCGCTGGCGCGGCGGCTGCTGCTGGTTCCGGTGCTGATTTTGTCCCCGCGCGTTACGTGGAGGCCACCCTGCCGCCGGTGGTCATGCTGAAGGCCCGAGGACTGGACGCTGTGGTGGCTGGCGAGGTGTCCGCCGACCCGTGGGCAGCGCATGAGGATGGCACCGCCGTCGCGCTCTGGGCCGATCCGCAGCAGGGCAGCTACGCGAAGATGGTCACGCGGGACGGGGTGCTGCAGGGTCTGGTGTGTGTGGGGATGCCGCGGGCGGGAGCGGAACTGGTGCTGCAGTTCGAGAGCGGCGCGGTGCTGCCGTCGGACCGGTCGAGCCTGCTGCGGCTGGACGGAGCGGAAGCGGCTGCATCATCGTCATCGTCGCTGTCGGCTTCGGCCTCCGACCCATCGGCCGTTGTCTGCCGGTGCGCAGGGGTGAGCCGGGGCAGTATCGAGCAGGCCGCCGTCGTCGGCTGTTCGAGTGTGGCTGAGGTGTCGGCGTCGACGCGTGCGGGTACAGGCTGCGGCGGCTGCCACAACGACATCAAGTCGATCATCGAGCAGCATTTCCAAACCCCCGCAGCCGTGTGA